A window from Sinorhizobium mexicanum encodes these proteins:
- a CDS encoding omptin family outer membrane protease — translation MALHIRIHRHEDYGRNAANFANSLPCDATSELLQLAGSSQRNAAATSLSQAKSSAELAAGTARVMRRFTASFPVFVFGAFCATSTVAVAADETIYAAPDSSFVLVGGVGYTQLRANELVYDFAGNHVSALIWESDAPVLTTGLKAELGNSWTIAANSVIGLSGESHMEDYDWYGFSPGFGPGDWASRDISPDTSLDRYINLDIAAGRDFRINDATTINLHGGFKYTDVKWTAYGGTFIYSGRAFRDTQEIFEPGKGIISYEQRYPGVFLGAEVITRLGDWTLSGLLRGGLGIDASEIDDHWLRTMHSKGEFGTEPFVSFGAKANYQVTDRVNLFLAGNFDKYFREKGDMTVDKSKDTATGIYKNLAGMDLQAFTISGGFKLTF, via the coding sequence ATGGCACTTCACATCAGGATTCATCGGCATGAAGATTACGGACGGAATGCGGCGAACTTTGCAAACTCATTACCGTGCGATGCCACGTCCGAATTGCTCCAACTGGCCGGCAGCTCGCAACGCAATGCTGCAGCGACGTCGCTTAGCCAAGCAAAAAGTTCAGCGGAGCTTGCGGCAGGCACGGCCCGCGTAATGCGTCGCTTCACGGCATCATTCCCAGTTTTTGTTTTCGGCGCTTTCTGCGCAACTTCGACAGTCGCCGTGGCGGCCGACGAAACGATCTATGCTGCGCCCGACAGCAGCTTCGTACTTGTTGGTGGTGTCGGCTACACTCAGCTTAGGGCCAACGAGCTTGTCTACGACTTCGCGGGCAATCATGTCAGCGCACTGATCTGGGAAAGCGATGCGCCAGTTCTGACGACCGGCTTGAAGGCTGAGCTTGGTAACAGCTGGACCATCGCAGCCAACTCTGTGATCGGGCTCTCGGGCGAGAGCCACATGGAGGATTATGATTGGTATGGTTTTTCGCCGGGCTTCGGTCCGGGGGATTGGGCGTCACGAGACATAAGCCCCGACACCTCGCTTGATCGCTACATCAATCTTGATATTGCAGCCGGTCGCGACTTTAGGATCAACGATGCCACAACCATCAACCTGCATGGTGGCTTCAAGTACACCGACGTGAAATGGACCGCCTATGGCGGCACCTTTATCTATAGCGGTAGGGCCTTCCGAGACACCCAGGAAATTTTCGAGCCCGGGAAAGGCATCATCAGCTACGAACAGCGTTATCCGGGCGTTTTCCTCGGCGCTGAAGTAATCACTAGACTCGGCGATTGGACTCTCTCCGGTCTGCTGCGCGGAGGCCTCGGGATCGATGCAAGTGAGATCGACGACCACTGGCTGCGCACAATGCATAGCAAAGGCGAATTCGGTACGGAGCCCTTCGTCTCGTTCGGCGCCAAGGCCAATTATCAAGTCACTGACCGCGTCAACCTTTTCCTGGCCGGAAATTTTGATAAGTATTTTCGCGAGAAAGGCGACATGACGGTGGATAAGTCGAAGGATACCGCGACAGGAATCTACAAGAATTTGGCCGGCATGGACCTCCAGGCCTTTACGATATCGGGCGGCTTCAAACTCACGTTTTGA